The proteins below come from a single Parazoarcus communis genomic window:
- a CDS encoding efflux RND transporter permease subunit — protein sequence MIEKSVLALQRFCFRFRLPILLALLVFTAVMATFAARLHMSAGFDKQLPQDHEYIQTFNQYREVLFGANRIIVTVEAKSGDIWNEKALTRLYDVTQALFFMKGVDRRTVSSLWTPNTRAVQITEEGMKAEDVIGGDVTVKALTPENISAIRERTIIGGFVGSLVANDSSSAMVVAELADPDPQTGERLDYFEFSQRLEKELRTAFSDDDIRIRIIGFAKQMGDISEGATSVIEFFALAFLLTTAAVYWYTRSWLLTFLPLSCSLVSVVWQFGTITLLGFGLDPLAILVPFLVFAIGVSHGIQQVNYIAKEVINGADGYTAASRSFTGLLVPGTLALITAFVGFATLVLVPIPMIRELAITASVGVAYKIVTNLIMLPVLASYFRFDDAFVLRAGKVEHLRNRMMASLGVHIASPRNAAIGTLVCALLMGVAVWQSQGRHVGHVLPGAPELHDDSRYNQDVEAVVDHYSLGLDLLTVVVETPTDGCYRHDIMSHVDRLTWQLANVPGVLSAQSLPTLAKLAASGVNEGNPKWAALPLDELTMGEAVRQVPEGLRLFNADCTVLPVNLYLSDHKASTIEGVVAAVKHFRDTQPFDGVTVRLASGNAGVQAATNEIVEHSELPMMLYVYATILVLVFLVYRDWRAMIACCVPLTLATFLGYWFMKELDIGLTVATLPVMVLAVGIGVDYAFYIYNRLQMHMAHGEDIVTAFKQALREIGVATVFTAVTLSIGVATWSFSALKFQADMGMLLTFMFMMNMIMAITLLPALAVTIDMLIPRRGPVRAPLMAH from the coding sequence ATGATCGAGAAATCAGTCCTGGCCCTGCAGCGTTTCTGCTTCAGGTTCCGTTTGCCGATCCTGCTTGCGCTGCTGGTGTTTACCGCGGTGATGGCGACCTTCGCCGCGCGGCTTCACATGAGCGCCGGCTTCGACAAGCAGCTGCCGCAGGACCACGAATACATTCAGACCTTCAACCAGTACCGTGAGGTGCTGTTCGGGGCCAACCGCATCATCGTCACGGTCGAGGCGAAGAGCGGCGACATCTGGAACGAGAAGGCGCTGACCAGACTGTACGACGTTACCCAGGCCCTGTTCTTCATGAAGGGGGTTGATCGGCGTACGGTGAGTTCGCTGTGGACGCCGAACACCCGGGCGGTACAGATCACCGAAGAAGGGATGAAGGCCGAAGACGTGATCGGCGGCGATGTCACGGTGAAGGCGCTGACGCCGGAGAACATCTCCGCGATCCGCGAGCGCACCATCATCGGTGGCTTTGTCGGCAGTCTGGTGGCCAACGATTCGTCATCGGCGATGGTGGTGGCCGAACTGGCCGACCCCGACCCCCAGACCGGCGAACGCCTCGACTATTTCGAGTTCAGCCAGCGTCTGGAAAAGGAGTTGCGCACTGCCTTCTCGGATGACGATATCCGTATCCGCATCATCGGATTCGCCAAGCAGATGGGCGACATCTCCGAAGGCGCTACCAGCGTGATCGAGTTCTTTGCGCTCGCCTTCCTCCTCACCACCGCCGCCGTCTACTGGTATACGCGCTCGTGGCTGCTCACCTTTCTGCCCTTGTCGTGCTCACTGGTGTCCGTGGTGTGGCAGTTCGGCACAATCACGCTGCTGGGCTTCGGGCTCGACCCGCTGGCCATTCTCGTGCCCTTCCTGGTGTTCGCCATTGGTGTGTCTCACGGCATCCAGCAGGTGAACTACATCGCCAAGGAGGTGATCAACGGCGCCGACGGCTATACCGCGGCCAGCCGCAGTTTCACCGGCTTGCTGGTGCCGGGCACGCTGGCACTGATCACGGCCTTCGTCGGCTTCGCCACCCTGGTGCTGGTGCCGATCCCGATGATCCGCGAGCTGGCGATCACGGCCTCGGTAGGGGTGGCGTACAAGATCGTCACCAACCTGATCATGCTGCCAGTGCTGGCAAGCTATTTCCGCTTCGACGATGCCTTCGTGCTGCGTGCGGGCAAGGTCGAACACCTGCGCAACCGCATGATGGCTTCGCTCGGCGTGCATATTGCCAGCCCACGCAATGCCGCCATCGGCACCCTCGTGTGTGCGCTGCTGATGGGCGTGGCGGTGTGGCAGAGCCAGGGCCGTCACGTTGGGCATGTGCTGCCAGGTGCGCCCGAGCTGCATGACGATTCGCGCTACAACCAGGATGTGGAAGCCGTCGTCGATCACTACAGCCTGGGCCTCGATCTGCTGACGGTGGTGGTGGAGACACCGACTGACGGCTGCTACCGCCACGACATCATGAGCCATGTGGACCGCCTGACCTGGCAGCTGGCCAATGTGCCCGGCGTGCTCTCGGCGCAGTCGCTGCCGACGCTGGCCAAACTTGCGGCCTCGGGTGTGAATGAGGGTAACCCGAAGTGGGCGGCGTTGCCGCTGGACGAACTGACGATGGGCGAAGCGGTGCGTCAGGTGCCCGAGGGGCTGCGGCTGTTCAATGCCGACTGCACCGTGCTGCCGGTGAATCTCTACCTTTCGGACCACAAGGCATCGACAATCGAAGGCGTGGTCGCCGCCGTAAAGCACTTCCGCGACACCCAGCCCTTCGACGGCGTCACCGTCAGGCTCGCCAGCGGCAACGCCGGGGTGCAGGCGGCAACCAACGAGATCGTCGAGCATTCCGAGTTGCCGATGATGCTCTACGTATACGCGACGATCCTGGTGCTGGTGTTCCTGGTGTATCGCGATTGGCGGGCCATGATCGCCTGTTGCGTACCGCTCACCCTGGCCACCTTCCTCGGCTACTGGTTCATGAAGGAGCTCGACATCGGCCTGACCGTGGCGACCTTACCGGTGATGGTGCTGGCGGTGGGGATCGGCGTCGATTACGCCTTCTACATCTATAACCGGCTGCAGATGCACATGGCCCATGGCGAGGACATCGTCACCGCCTTCAAGCAGGCCTTGCGCGAGATCGGCGTCGCCACCGTATTCACCGCTGTGACGCTGTCGATCGGGGTCGCCACCTGGTCCTTCTCCGCGCTCAAGTTCCAGGCCGACATGGGCATGCTGCTGACCTTCATGTTCATGATGAACATGATCATGGCCATCACGCTGCTGCCAGCGCTCGCGGTCACGATCGACATGCTGATTCCGCGCCGGGGGCCGGTGCGCGCCCCGCTGATGGCGCATTGA
- a CDS encoding WD40/YVTN/BNR-like repeat-containing protein: protein MKKCFPLMRLICALLVIAAPGAGVQAADPAPVPAMKARLAAKVALTGLVRAGDALVATGAYGTVVRSTDNGQTWQQAEVPVSTLLTALHFVDAERGWAVGHGGVVLATTDGGVKWTLQQQLADKPVLLSVHFVSAEKGFAVGAYGSAWRTVDGGRNWSPMVVGSGRDTDMHLNHIFATRNGVLFATAEFGLAFRSADGGDSWHPLTTGVSGSLWNGLEGANGEIVLLGMSGRVLVSANGGDSFQVFEHDSGQSLSAAVVDANGGLIVVGSGGLVLRGRERFATEIRADRQNLAAVALAADGGLIVAGQLGVERVGGGN from the coding sequence ATGAAGAAGTGTTTTCCATTGATGCGTCTGATCTGCGCGCTGCTGGTGATCGCGGCGCCCGGCGCAGGCGTGCAGGCCGCAGATCCAGCCCCGGTGCCGGCCATGAAGGCCCGGCTGGCAGCAAAGGTCGCGCTGACCGGCCTGGTACGGGCCGGCGATGCGCTGGTGGCAACCGGTGCGTATGGCACCGTGGTGCGTTCCACCGACAATGGCCAGACCTGGCAGCAGGCCGAGGTGCCGGTGAGCACGCTGCTCACTGCGCTGCATTTCGTCGATGCCGAGCGCGGCTGGGCGGTGGGGCATGGCGGCGTGGTGCTGGCCACCACCGATGGCGGCGTCAAGTGGACCCTGCAACAGCAGCTTGCAGACAAGCCGGTGCTGTTGTCGGTGCATTTCGTCTCTGCGGAAAAGGGCTTTGCCGTCGGGGCCTACGGCAGCGCATGGCGCACAGTCGATGGCGGTCGCAACTGGTCGCCGATGGTGGTCGGCAGCGGTCGCGATACCGACATGCACCTCAACCATATCTTTGCCACCAGGAACGGCGTGCTCTTTGCGACGGCCGAGTTCGGGCTCGCGTTTCGCTCTGCCGACGGTGGCGACTCCTGGCATCCGCTCACGACCGGCGTCTCGGGTTCGCTGTGGAACGGGCTGGAAGGTGCGAACGGAGAAATCGTGCTGCTCGGCATGAGTGGCAGGGTGCTGGTCAGCGCCAATGGGGGCGACAGCTTTCAGGTGTTCGAGCACGACAGCGGGCAGTCGCTGAGTGCTGCGGTCGTCGATGCCAATGGCGGCCTGATCGTGGTCGGTTCAGGTGGGCTGGTGCTGCGCGGGCGCGAGCGTTTCGCGACCGAAATTCGTGCCGATCGCCAGAACCTCGCTGCGGTGGCGCTCGCGGCGGACGGTGGCCTGATTGTGGCCGGACAACTCGGTGTAGAGCGCGTTGGCGGCGGGAACTGA
- a CDS encoding TerB family tellurite resistance protein, translating to MLNRLIALLRGDLEAEATEAGPFERRHIAVAALLLEAMYVDHKASADEHAAVTRLLRDHFHLRGATAEQLVRVADERFAEVLDDWEFGEAVRTGFNPAERQEILTLLWEVAYADGVLAGMERRLLNRLARQLDLGLPAIEQARATAAARGGLIRTGPEDD from the coding sequence ATGTTGAACCGATTAATTGCCCTGCTGCGTGGGGATCTCGAAGCAGAGGCGACCGAGGCCGGCCCCTTCGAGCGGCGTCACATCGCCGTTGCGGCGCTGCTGCTCGAAGCCATGTACGTCGACCACAAGGCAAGCGCAGACGAGCATGCCGCCGTTACCCGCCTGCTGCGGGACCACTTCCACCTGCGTGGCGCTACGGCGGAGCAACTGGTCAGGGTCGCCGACGAGCGTTTCGCCGAGGTGCTCGACGACTGGGAGTTTGGCGAGGCCGTGCGGACGGGTTTCAATCCGGCCGAACGCCAGGAAATTCTGACCCTGCTGTGGGAGGTCGCGTATGCCGATGGCGTGCTTGCGGGGATGGAGCGCCGCCTGCTGAACCGACTGGCACGTCAGCTCGATCTCGGCCTGCCGGCCATCGAGCAGGCGCGTGCGACTGCTGCGGCGCGTGGTGGCCTGATTCGCACAGGGCCCGAGGACGACTGA
- a CDS encoding aldehyde dehydrogenase family protein: MERYQGQFISEATRQFLARPKRMLIGAEWLDAQSGETLEVIDPASGQPFTAVPAGAAADIDRAVAAARQAFESGEWSKMRPVDRERLLLKFADLVEANAQELAEIEALDNGKPVVMARHVDVALAVDFLRYMAGWATKIEGSTMDLSVPLMRERELFGFTRREAVGVVGAIIPWNFPLLMAAWKVAPALTCGCTMVLKPAEETPLTALRFAELALEAGYPPGVLNVVTGHGHTAGAALAGHKGIEKVAFTGSTEIGKLVGKAALDNMTRVSLELGGKSPVIVLDDADPAKAAAGAAQAIFFNQGQVCTAGSRLFIHKSRFDEVVEGLSGIASAMKLGPGIDPSTQVGPLVSAIQQQRVLGYIQSGYDEGARAAVGGAAGGGEGYFVKPTVLVDTRDDMKVVREEIFGPVVVAMPYDDLDEVARRANDTPYGLAASIWSNDLSRVHRLIPRIKAGTVWVNCHNILDNAMPFGGYKQSGIGREMGRAVLDMYTESKSVIMAL; encoded by the coding sequence ATGGAACGATATCAAGGGCAGTTCATCAGTGAGGCTACCCGCCAGTTTCTGGCGCGACCGAAGCGCATGCTGATTGGCGCCGAATGGCTCGATGCCCAGAGTGGTGAGACGCTCGAGGTGATTGACCCGGCCAGCGGCCAGCCCTTTACGGCGGTGCCGGCCGGTGCGGCAGCGGATATCGACCGCGCGGTGGCGGCTGCCCGTCAGGCCTTCGAGTCTGGCGAGTGGTCGAAGATGCGTCCGGTCGACCGTGAGCGCCTGCTGCTGAAATTTGCCGATCTGGTCGAGGCCAACGCGCAGGAGCTCGCCGAAATCGAGGCGCTCGACAACGGCAAGCCGGTGGTGATGGCGCGCCACGTGGATGTGGCCCTTGCAGTCGACTTCCTGCGCTACATGGCAGGCTGGGCGACCAAGATCGAAGGCTCGACCATGGATCTCTCGGTGCCGCTGATGCGCGAGCGTGAGCTGTTCGGCTTTACCCGGCGCGAGGCTGTCGGCGTGGTCGGTGCGATCATTCCGTGGAATTTCCCCCTGCTGATGGCTGCATGGAAGGTGGCCCCGGCGCTGACCTGCGGCTGCACCATGGTGCTCAAGCCGGCCGAGGAAACGCCGCTGACCGCGCTGCGTTTTGCGGAACTGGCGCTCGAAGCGGGCTATCCCCCCGGTGTGCTCAACGTGGTGACTGGTCATGGCCATACCGCCGGTGCGGCGCTGGCCGGACACAAGGGCATCGAGAAGGTCGCCTTTACCGGATCGACCGAGATTGGAAAACTGGTCGGCAAGGCGGCGCTGGACAACATGACCCGGGTTTCGCTTGAGCTTGGTGGCAAGAGCCCGGTGATCGTGCTCGATGACGCCGATCCGGCGAAAGCGGCCGCAGGTGCCGCGCAGGCCATCTTCTTCAACCAGGGCCAGGTGTGTACAGCGGGTTCGCGCCTGTTCATCCACAAGAGCCGTTTTGACGAGGTGGTCGAAGGGCTGTCGGGCATCGCGTCGGCCATGAAGCTCGGGCCGGGTATCGATCCCTCGACCCAGGTCGGGCCGCTGGTCTCGGCCATTCAGCAGCAGCGCGTGCTCGGCTACATCCAGAGCGGATACGACGAGGGCGCACGGGCGGCCGTCGGCGGCGCAGCCGGTGGCGGCGAGGGCTACTTCGTCAAACCCACGGTGCTGGTCGATACGCGCGACGACATGAAGGTGGTGCGCGAGGAGATCTTCGGCCCGGTGGTGGTGGCGATGCCGTATGACGACCTGGACGAAGTCGCGCGTCGCGCCAACGATACGCCTTACGGCCTTGCCGCCAGCATCTGGTCCAACGACCTGTCACGCGTTCATCGCCTGATCCCCAGAATCAAGGCGGGCACGGTCTGGGTGAACTGTCACAACATCCTGGACAACGCGATGCCCTTCGGCGGTTACAAGCAGTCCGGCATCGGGCGCGAGATGGGGCGTGCCGTGCTCGACATGTACACCGAATCCAAGTCGGTGATCATGGCGCTCTGA
- a CDS encoding Lrp/AsnC family transcriptional regulator, with product MIDLDKYDLQLLSELQTDGQASNAVLAERIHLSPSQVSRRVQRLEQSGFIERYVALLRPAAIGLGVTAFVNVSLERHGEVHTDAFTDAIRDMEEVLECFAISGEADYLLRVMTPSLPALSDFMLHRLMRIGGVRSVKSNIALTELKRSTRLPLDHLGNAPKAKAT from the coding sequence CTGTCCGAACTGCAAACCGACGGCCAGGCGTCCAATGCGGTGCTCGCCGAACGCATCCATCTGTCACCCTCACAGGTCAGTCGTCGGGTGCAACGACTGGAGCAGTCCGGATTCATCGAGCGCTACGTCGCGCTACTGCGCCCGGCCGCCATCGGTCTCGGAGTGACCGCGTTCGTCAATGTTTCGCTGGAACGTCATGGCGAGGTCCACACCGATGCCTTCACCGACGCAATTCGCGACATGGAAGAAGTGCTCGAATGCTTCGCCATCAGTGGCGAGGCAGACTACCTGCTGCGGGTCATGACCCCGAGCCTGCCCGCACTGTCGGATTTCATGCTGCACCGCCTGATGCGGATCGGCGGGGTGCGCAGCGTCAAATCGAATATCGCGCTGACCGAACTCAAGCGCAGCACGAGACTGCCGCTTGATCACCTCGGCAATGCGCCGAAGGCAAAAGCCACCTGA